The following coding sequences lie in one Phalacrocorax carbo chromosome 3, bPhaCar2.1, whole genome shotgun sequence genomic window:
- the ADI1 gene encoding acireductone dioxygenase yields the protein MVEAWYMDESAGDQRAPHRLRPNRPVSLQQLRRLGVVYRRLDADNYETDPCLKEIRRAENYSWMDIITIHKDKLPNYEEKIKTFYEEHLHLDDEIRYILDGSGYFDVRDKDDKWIRISMEKGDMITLPAGIYHRFTLDENNYVKAMRLFVGEPVWTAYNRPADDLPARKQYMSFLDEEAQ from the exons atgGTGGAGGCCTGGTACATGGACGAGTCCGCGGGGGACCAGCGGGCGCCCCACCGCCTGCGGCCCAACCGCCCcgtcagcctgcagcagctgcgCCGCCTCGGCGTCGTCTACCGCAGG TTGGATGCTGATAACTATGAGACTGATCCGTGTCTGAAAGAGATTCGGAGGGCAGAAAATTATTCTTGGATGGATATAATAACCATACATAAAGACAAGCTTCCAAATTATGAGGAAAAG ataaaaacattttatgaagAACACTTACACCTAGATGATGAAATCCGCTACATCTTAGATGGATCTGGCTATTTTGATGTTCGAGACAAGGATGACAAATGGATCCGGATTTCCATGGAAAAAGGAGACATGATAACCCTCCCCGCCGGCATATATCACCGATTTACACTGGATGAGAAC AATTATGTGAAGGCAATGAGGCTGTTTGTTGGAGAACCCGTCTGGACAGCATACAACAGGCCAGCTGATGATTTGCCTGCTCGGAAACAGTATATGAGCTTTTTGGATGAAGAAGCACAGTAA